One genomic window of Halococcus sediminicola includes the following:
- a CDS encoding CobW family GTP-binding protein has translation MTTISTGDPTPVTVVSGALGAGKTTLLNRLLADPGDREIAVIVNDMGKVNVDADLLARSSGDDPNIVDLSNGCICCRLQDDLLTEAARLAETRTFDALVVESSGISEPVPVARTFLEGSSESDVDPTDHYRLDTMVTVLDSYGFWKEFDAGASLPAGAESDTDRPLADVLVKGIEFCDVLLCNKCDMVPDERLDEIEAALRTLQSRAEIVRTTRADIDPELVLDTEKFDFDAVTRSAGWKRALADEGHDHDRPAAAAHGVSSFVYTSEHPFHPERLDEWLDSWTVSVIRAKGVFRLAGREDVMGLNRAGPSVQAGPIGRWGEEDDRRTRLVFIGTDMDEENITTCLDNCLLTDDESNTTFDDPFPTA, from the coding sequence ATGACGACCATCTCGACCGGCGACCCCACACCAGTGACCGTCGTGAGCGGCGCGCTCGGTGCGGGCAAGACGACGCTGCTCAATCGCCTGCTCGCCGATCCTGGCGACCGCGAAATCGCGGTCATCGTCAACGATATGGGCAAGGTCAACGTCGACGCTGACCTCCTCGCCCGGTCTTCTGGCGACGACCCGAACATCGTCGACCTCTCGAACGGCTGTATCTGCTGTCGTCTCCAGGATGACCTCCTCACCGAGGCCGCGCGACTCGCCGAGACGCGCACGTTCGACGCCCTGGTGGTCGAATCGTCGGGCATCAGCGAACCGGTGCCGGTCGCGCGGACGTTCCTCGAAGGCTCTAGCGAAAGCGACGTCGACCCGACCGACCACTACCGTCTCGACACGATGGTGACGGTGCTCGATTCGTATGGATTCTGGAAGGAATTCGATGCCGGTGCGTCGCTCCCTGCGGGGGCCGAATCCGACACCGATCGCCCGCTCGCGGACGTTCTGGTGAAGGGCATCGAGTTCTGCGACGTTCTCCTCTGCAACAAATGCGACATGGTCCCCGACGAGCGACTCGACGAGATCGAGGCGGCGCTCCGCACGCTCCAATCCCGAGCCGAGATCGTCCGCACGACGCGCGCCGACATCGATCCCGAACTCGTGCTCGATACGGAGAAGTTCGATTTCGACGCGGTGACGCGTTCGGCCGGCTGGAAACGGGCGCTCGCGGACGAGGGCCACGATCACGACCGACCGGCGGCCGCCGCACACGGCGTCTCGTCGTTCGTCTATACTTCGGAACACCCCTTCCATCCCGAACGGCTCGATGAATGGCTCGACTCGTGGACCGTGTCGGTGATCCGGGCGAAAGGCGTCTTCCGACTCGCCGGGCGCGAGGACGTGATGGGGCTGAATCGGGCCGGGCCGTCGGTGCAGGCCGGACCCATCGGACGGTGGGGCGAGGAGGACGACCGCCGAACCCGACTCGTGTTCATCGGCACCGACATGGACGAAGAAAACATCACTACCTGTCTCGACAACTGTCTGCTCACCGACGACGAATCGAACACCACGTTCGACGACCCGTTCCCGACGGCCTGA